A genomic segment from Methanolobus zinderi encodes:
- a CDS encoding triphosphoribosyl-dephospho-CoA synthase yields MSQKQSFTVRRDGYPLRSYIARCAQLAMCLEVSASPKPGNIDRHDDYEDTRYEHFLASAISMYPVMEEAAESLHGAGELIKKAVKESVSWQNGGNTHFGAIILLVPLAMAAGKTFDQKDMFTIDELTKCAHNIVKNTDTSDAIEFYGCFDTAGVKVNPVDEFSLQDERATNELTEKNVSLYELMEIAKEYDLIANEWVSGFKRCADCAEIIIGGLQDRILPGKIDVDINDVVVYSFLKILSENEDTFITTKFDSKTALTVSSQAKSLLQNIYSKEVNFTDIKASIEKMDAELLEKKINPGSTADIVIAGIFIALLAGVRY; encoded by the coding sequence ATGAGCCAAAAGCAAAGCTTCACTGTCAGAAGGGATGGCTATCCCCTGAGATCATATATCGCACGCTGTGCCCAGCTTGCCATGTGCCTGGAAGTGTCGGCTTCCCCGAAACCAGGAAACATAGACCGGCATGATGACTATGAGGACACACGTTACGAGCATTTCCTGGCATCCGCCATAAGCATGTATCCTGTGATGGAGGAGGCAGCTGAAAGTTTGCATGGTGCCGGGGAGCTGATAAAAAAGGCAGTCAAGGAAAGTGTCAGCTGGCAGAATGGAGGAAACACTCACTTTGGTGCCATTATACTGCTTGTACCACTTGCCATGGCAGCAGGAAAGACCTTTGATCAAAAGGATATGTTCACAATCGACGAGCTTACGAAATGTGCGCATAATATAGTGAAAAATACAGACACTTCTGATGCTATTGAGTTCTACGGTTGCTTTGACACTGCCGGTGTAAAGGTAAATCCCGTGGACGAGTTCAGCCTGCAGGATGAAAGGGCAACAAATGAACTTACAGAAAAAAACGTCAGTCTCTATGAACTCATGGAAATTGCAAAGGAATATGATCTGATAGCAAATGAATGGGTCTCGGGTTTTAAGAGATGTGCAGACTGTGCGGAGATTATTATAGGAGGTTTGCAGGACAGGATACTTCCGGGTAAGATTGATGTCGATATCAATGATGTGGTGGTTTACTCTTTTCTGAAAATACTGTCAGAGAATGAAGATACTTTCATTACCACCAAGTTTGACAGTAAAACTGCCCTCACGGTTTCATCTCAGGCAAAGTCTCTGCTACAAAATATATATAGTAAAGAAGTTAATTTTACTGATATAAAAGCCTCAATTGAAAAAATGGACGCAGAACTCCTGGAAAAGAAGATCAATCCGGGATCAACTGCCGATATAGTAATTGCCGGCATATTCATTGCTTTGCTTGCAGGAGTCAGATATTAA
- the hflX gene encoding GTPase HflX, with protein sequence MKRAILVKRNDPRSEDHDNELRLRELEELAGSAGYTVVSELTQTRHPDPKYQVGSGKVEELAQLVQNVEADKIIFYNQLSTMQVYNISEICRCEVIDKFQLILEIFASRATTHRSKLQVELARLEYELPKARAIVSILKKEERPGFMGLGGYEDSYAQDVKNRIARIKDELRDVDRDRDSLRTFRHSKGFSLVALAGYTNAGKSTLFNMLVDESKTVRNMLFTTLVPTTRSLTVQGREVLLTDTVGFIEDLPHWMVDAFRSTLNEIFFADIVLLVVDSSELVETIHRKLSVSHETMWEQLQEVEIITVFNKADLLTEEELDDRMLNLGYLAPNPVAVSAKTGFGIDALKQEIRRHLPEWDRVQLSLPLSEEGMSTLSWLFDEGVVHNVDYDDSINIDLEARESIISKAKSFTGKKVNQ encoded by the coding sequence ATGAAACGTGCTATTCTTGTTAAAAGAAACGATCCCCGCAGCGAGGATCATGATAACGAACTTCGTTTGAGGGAGCTTGAAGAGCTTGCAGGGTCCGCAGGTTATACCGTGGTCTCTGAACTGACACAGACAAGGCATCCTGATCCCAAGTACCAGGTCGGAAGTGGAAAAGTGGAGGAGCTTGCCCAGCTTGTTCAGAATGTGGAAGCTGACAAGATCATCTTTTATAATCAGCTCAGTACAATGCAGGTCTACAACATATCCGAGATCTGTCGCTGTGAAGTGATCGATAAATTCCAGCTTATCCTGGAAATATTTGCAAGCCGTGCCACAACACACCGCTCAAAGTTACAGGTCGAGCTTGCAAGGCTTGAATACGAACTGCCAAAGGCAAGGGCAATAGTATCCATACTGAAAAAGGAAGAGCGCCCTGGTTTTATGGGTCTTGGAGGCTATGAGGATTCCTATGCACAGGATGTTAAGAATCGTATTGCACGTATAAAGGATGAGCTACGTGATGTGGACCGTGACAGGGATTCACTGCGCACTTTCCGTCACTCCAAGGGCTTTTCCCTTGTAGCCCTGGCAGGTTATACCAATGCCGGCAAAAGCACCCTGTTCAATATGCTTGTTGATGAAAGCAAAACCGTAAGGAACATGCTGTTCACAACTTTGGTCCCAACGACAAGGTCCCTGACAGTTCAGGGTAGGGAGGTCCTGCTGACTGATACGGTGGGTTTCATCGAGGATTTGCCACACTGGATGGTGGATGCGTTCCGTTCCACTCTCAATGAGATTTTCTTTGCGGATATTGTTCTCCTTGTGGTGGATTCCAGTGAGCTCGTGGAAACCATCCACCGTAAACTTTCCGTGAGCCATGAGACAATGTGGGAGCAGTTGCAGGAAGTGGAAATAATAACGGTTTTCAATAAAGCCGACCTGCTCACGGAAGAAGAACTGGATGACCGCATGCTCAATCTTGGATACCTTGCACCGAATCCAGTGGCAGTTTCAGCAAAAACAGGTTTTGGGATCGATGCATTAAAGCAGGAAATACGCAGGCATTTACCAGAGTGGGACCGTGTGCAGCTTTCTCTGCCCCTTTCCGAAGAGGGAATGTCCACACTCTCCTGGTTGTTCGATGAGGGTGTTGTTCACAATGTTGATTACGACGATTCGATAAATATTGACCTCGAAGCCAGAGAAAGTATCATTAGCAAAGCAAAATCTTTTACAGGAAAAAAAGTAAATCAGTGA
- a CDS encoding DUF447 domain-containing protein, with the protein MLDKDFDIDSFGLYEGISETIVTTNKGWTPNAAPMGIIRKKDKLFIRLFKGSNTYENVLAEKKLVANITNDPILFALSTFTELDDSEFESKTFNNITISTLKEAQCWVAFECVNSKLTSEAFISELVPIYAHINKCKIRAPNRGLYGVIEACIHATRYQLTEDDKYLKLIKAYGDIVEKCGGEAEKEAMKLIYEYL; encoded by the coding sequence ATGTTGGATAAGGATTTTGATATTGACAGTTTCGGACTATATGAAGGAATATCCGAAACAATTGTTACAACTAACAAGGGCTGGACACCGAACGCAGCACCCATGGGAATCATACGCAAGAAAGACAAGCTGTTTATCAGACTCTTCAAGGGATCGAATACCTATGAGAATGTGCTGGCCGAGAAGAAGCTGGTTGCAAACATCACAAACGACCCCATACTATTTGCCCTTTCCACATTCACTGAACTGGATGATTCTGAGTTCGAATCAAAGACCTTCAACAATATAACGATATCCACATTAAAAGAAGCACAGTGCTGGGTTGCCTTTGAGTGCGTGAATTCGAAACTTACAAGTGAAGCTTTTATTTCCGAGCTTGTTCCGATCTATGCACATATTAACAAGTGTAAGATACGGGCTCCCAATCGTGGATTATACGGTGTTATCGAAGCCTGCATACATGCAACCAGGTATCAGCTTACAGAAGATGACAAATACCTGAAGTTGATCAAGGCATATGGTGACATTGTGGAAAAATGCGGCGGGGAAGCTGAGAAAGAGGCTATGAAGCTTATCTACGAGTATCTCTAG
- a CDS encoding DUF2209 domain-containing protein, giving the protein MFEIIAVDISGRHRVDDYYLMVCAAVAASVTPDHVEKVNQISIRSFREDSAPDVPMVVRMIEDTVSEIRFEGTIVTEPGDMYNRPQWLIDSMFTMDFKYEESLSERRCMEITHHVSLSARNLLLRELNIR; this is encoded by the coding sequence ATGTTTGAGATAATTGCGGTGGACATTTCGGGCAGGCACAGGGTGGATGATTATTATCTTATGGTCTGTGCTGCGGTTGCTGCATCCGTAACCCCGGATCATGTTGAAAAGGTGAACCAGATCAGCATACGTTCCTTCAGGGAAGATTCCGCACCCGATGTTCCCATGGTTGTGAGGATGATCGAGGATACGGTCTCAGAAATACGCTTCGAGGGTACAATCGTCACCGAGCCGGGCGACATGTATAACCGGCCGCAATGGCTAATAGACAGTATGTTCACAATGGATTTCAAATATGAAGAATCCTTAAGTGAAAGGCGTTGTATGGAGATCACGCACCATGTATCTCTCAGTGCAAGGAATCTTCTGCTCAGGGAACTCAATATCAGGTAA
- the endA gene encoding tRNA-intron lyase gives MIGRLMQDRVISGKQAINELYRNGYYGRPKDDSLELTLVEAAYLLYKNKLDIELDDGVLGFEDFFTEAAKRQQYFELKYIVYKDLRERGFYVQSGVTDFRVYPRGGHPGKTPAKSFVYVRSERIPMPLSDLLPSVNAAENVRKQMILAIVDEESDLTYYEVKKVKVKGKTKLINPAQDEIRTTLLEDRVIVWDSESSQYLHGNGFYGKPLDNERLQLSLVESAYLLELGLIDIQKSDSEESMDLNDFSSVASSIEPDFMRKYMAYNDLRNSGLVPKTGFKFGTHFRVYAEMVSVDKIPHSEYLIHSIATDHVFMLPVMSRAIRLANSVRKRMLYAIEDRDGITYVDIGRIKM, from the coding sequence TTGATAGGAAGACTAATGCAGGACCGTGTAATTTCCGGAAAACAGGCAATAAACGAGCTTTACAGAAATGGCTATTACGGACGTCCCAAAGACGATAGCCTCGAACTGACACTGGTAGAAGCGGCGTATCTCCTTTACAAGAACAAGCTTGATATTGAACTGGATGATGGGGTCCTGGGATTTGAGGATTTCTTCACTGAAGCTGCAAAAAGACAGCAATACTTCGAGCTCAAGTATATCGTCTACAAAGACCTCAGGGAAAGGGGCTTTTATGTGCAGTCCGGTGTCACCGACTTCAGGGTATATCCCAGAGGCGGTCATCCTGGGAAAACTCCTGCAAAGAGTTTTGTGTATGTTAGGTCCGAACGTATACCAATGCCGTTGTCAGACCTGCTTCCTTCGGTCAATGCAGCAGAGAACGTACGCAAGCAGATGATCCTTGCAATCGTTGACGAAGAAAGTGATCTTACCTACTATGAGGTCAAAAAAGTAAAGGTCAAAGGTAAAACAAAACTTATCAATCCGGCTCAGGATGAGATCAGGACCACTCTTCTCGAAGATCGTGTAATCGTATGGGATTCAGAATCCTCTCAGTATCTTCATGGAAACGGATTCTACGGAAAGCCTCTTGATAATGAACGTCTGCAACTCTCTCTTGTGGAATCGGCCTATCTTCTGGAACTTGGTCTGATAGATATTCAGAAAAGCGACTCAGAAGAAAGTATGGACCTGAATGATTTCTCTTCTGTAGCCTCTTCCATCGAACCTGATTTCATGCGTAAGTACATGGCATATAATGATCTGCGTAACTCCGGCCTTGTACCAAAGACCGGTTTTAAGTTCGGAACACATTTCAGGGTTTATGCAGAGATGGTATCCGTTGACAAAATTCCGCACTCCGAATACCTGATACACTCCATTGCAACAGATCATGTGTTCATGCTCCCGGTTATGTCAAGGGCCATAAGGCTTGCCAACAGCGTCAGGAAAAGAATGCTTTATGCAATTGAGGACAGGGATGGGATCACGTATGTTGATATTGGCAGGATAAAGATGTAA
- a CDS encoding CehA/McbA family metallohydrolase, whose protein sequence is MRFDLHVHSVFSKDSYAEHDKILEYAAKNGLDGFAICDHDSIEGGLECARRALEIGSEQIVIPGVEVSSSKGHILVLGVKEKIEPGLSPEETIRIAHEQGAVVVIPHPYKTTSHGIGYLKGLDADAVEVLNSRCMTKGPNNKARKVADELGLPHVGGSDAHEAPMVGRSYAEIDVSERSVEAVLDAIREGRTSAGGRLTPASYVVKQMFAGHLKKAKTRLRRSRRSHRSKNV, encoded by the coding sequence ATGCGATTCGATCTCCATGTTCATTCTGTTTTTTCCAAGGACAGCTATGCAGAGCATGATAAAATACTGGAATATGCTGCAAAGAACGGTCTGGACGGATTTGCAATATGTGACCATGATTCCATTGAAGGTGGTCTTGAGTGTGCCAGAAGGGCGCTTGAGATCGGCTCCGAACAGATTGTTATCCCTGGTGTGGAGGTCAGCTCATCAAAGGGACACATACTGGTTTTAGGTGTTAAGGAAAAAATAGAACCGGGCTTAAGTCCTGAAGAGACTATCAGAATAGCGCATGAACAGGGCGCTGTAGTAGTGATTCCACATCCTTACAAGACAACATCCCATGGAATAGGGTATCTGAAGGGCCTTGATGCGGATGCTGTGGAAGTCCTGAACTCCCGTTGCATGACGAAGGGACCGAATAATAAGGCCAGAAAAGTTGCGGATGAGCTTGGTCTGCCTCATGTCGGAGGAAGTGATGCGCACGAAGCTCCTATGGTTGGCAGATCATATGCGGAGATCGATGTCTCTGAGAGAAGCGTGGAAGCGGTTCTGGATGCTATTCGGGAAGGCAGGACAAGTGCCGGTGGACGCCTGACCCCGGCTTCATACGTTGTGAAGCAGATGTTTGCAGGTCATTTAAAAAAGGCAAAGACCCGACTTAGAAGGTCCAGAAGATCACATCGCTCAAAGAATGTTTAG
- a CDS encoding dihydromethanopterin reductase (acceptor), translated as MRKTVAWGITGAGHFLTSSFKVFDQIKKEHDIRVNTFLSSAAEEVVRMYGLEKEMEKISCGEYLEEIFPETQQGKSWPKTGRFLLDKYDALFVTPATSNTVSKIASGTADSLVSNAVAQAVKGSVPVYVVPVDIAGVVVSELPFGIDREMCRKCDPCPPWEACPNEAITDQIDLLKCSGCGICKELCEFDAIKGGPVTLKVRDIDARNVEIVRELEGITVLEQPEDILNIL; from the coding sequence ATGAGAAAAACAGTCGCATGGGGCATCACAGGTGCCGGACATTTCCTTACATCAAGTTTTAAGGTATTCGACCAGATAAAAAAAGAACATGACATCAGAGTTAATACTTTTCTTTCCAGTGCAGCCGAAGAGGTCGTCAGGATGTACGGGCTTGAAAAAGAAATGGAAAAGATATCATGCGGAGAATACCTGGAGGAAATCTTTCCAGAAACACAGCAGGGAAAAAGCTGGCCTAAAACCGGTCGTTTTCTCCTTGACAAATACGATGCGCTTTTTGTGACACCTGCTACATCCAATACCGTATCCAAGATAGCAAGCGGTACCGCAGACTCACTTGTCAGCAATGCTGTGGCACAGGCTGTTAAGGGAAGTGTGCCTGTCTATGTGGTACCTGTGGATATTGCAGGGGTTGTTGTATCAGAACTCCCCTTCGGGATTGATAGAGAAATGTGCCGCAAATGTGATCCATGTCCTCCGTGGGAAGCATGTCCCAACGAAGCCATCACCGATCAGATAGACCTGCTAAAGTGCAGCGGATGCGGCATATGCAAGGAACTATGCGAGTTCGATGCTATCAAGGGCGGACCTGTTACGCTGAAAGTAAGGGACATAGATGCAAGAAATGTCGAAATTGTAAGGGAACTTGAAGGAATAACTGTTCTCGAGCAACCTGAAGATATACTAAACATTCTTTGA